A window of the Dyadobacter pollutisoli genome harbors these coding sequences:
- a CDS encoding LptE family protein produces MTLKNNNKVSRYLTAKNWVLVLFFLHCSVFISGCGVYSFTGTNLSPDIKTFSVLNFTMGTAGGPSDLPQRLTEELKEYFQRNTSLVSQPGGGDLVLEGSITGYDVLAAAPTANDQAGLNRLNVTVQVRYTNAKDETKNFDQSFTYYADFPQDQTLNQNEARLLPTIRENIVQQIFNKSAADW; encoded by the coding sequence ATGACATTGAAGAATAACAACAAGGTAAGCCGGTACCTGACTGCCAAAAACTGGGTTTTGGTGCTTTTCTTTTTACATTGTTCCGTTTTTATTTCAGGATGCGGCGTGTATTCCTTTACCGGGACCAATTTATCCCCTGACATCAAGACGTTCAGCGTACTCAATTTTACGATGGGAACGGCGGGTGGCCCTTCCGATCTGCCGCAAAGGCTTACAGAAGAACTCAAAGAATATTTTCAGCGAAATACCAGCCTTGTCAGTCAGCCGGGAGGAGGCGATTTGGTATTGGAAGGTTCCATTACAGGGTATGATGTACTGGCGGCTGCGCCTACGGCCAATGACCAAGCCGGCCTTAACCGGTTGAACGTGACCGTGCAGGTGCGATACACCAATGCGAAGGACGAAACCAAAAATTTTGACCAGTCCTTCACCTACTACGCCGATTTCCCACAGGATCAGACACTTAACCAGAACGAAGCGCGGCTATTGCCTACTATCCGGGAAAACATTGTCCAGCAGATCTTCAATAAATCGGCCGCAGACTGGTAA
- a CDS encoding TrmH family RNA methyltransferase, whose translation MLSKNRIKYINSLKIKKYRQQHGAFMVEGAKSVLELLDSDFETEVVLATKEFQQKYSSILTRHNTPIETATVQELEGLGSFQTNDSCLAVAKTKQNEFLSLKDSEYMLILDDVRDPGNLGTIIRVADWYGISKIVCSKDTTDIYNPKVIAASKGSFTRVNIFYTDLAYYIKENTAGKSIVGAFLGGESLYDFQFSKNGGYIIMGNESNGIGDEVEKLVTQKVTIPRIGEAESLNVGIATAIMLDNMRRQVSAKR comes from the coding sequence ATGCTGTCGAAAAATCGTATAAAGTATATCAACTCGCTTAAAATCAAGAAGTACCGGCAGCAGCACGGGGCGTTTATGGTAGAAGGTGCCAAAAGTGTGCTCGAACTGCTGGATTCTGATTTTGAAACCGAGGTTGTATTAGCCACAAAGGAATTTCAGCAAAAATACTCAAGTATTTTAACCCGGCACAACACTCCCATAGAAACGGCGACCGTTCAGGAGCTGGAAGGGCTCGGTTCTTTCCAAACCAACGACTCTTGCCTTGCTGTTGCTAAAACGAAGCAAAATGAGTTTTTGTCTCTCAAAGATTCCGAATATATGCTTATTCTGGATGATGTCCGCGATCCTGGAAACCTCGGTACCATCATCAGGGTGGCCGATTGGTACGGTATTAGTAAAATTGTCTGCTCCAAAGACACCACGGATATTTATAATCCAAAGGTGATCGCGGCCAGTAAAGGTTCTTTTACGCGGGTCAATATTTTCTACACTGATCTTGCCTATTATATTAAGGAAAACACCGCCGGAAAAAGTATAGTAGGGGCTTTTCTGGGCGGTGAATCACTGTATGACTTTCAATTTTCGAAAAATGGCGGATACATTATCATGGGTAATGAATCCAATGGCATTGGTGACGAGGTAGAAAAGCTGGTTACTCAAAAAGTGACTATTCCGAGAATTGGAGAGGCTGAATCTTTGAATGTGGGCATTGCCACTGCCATTATGCTGGATAATATGCGCCGACAAGTTTCGGCAAAACGTTGA
- a CDS encoding sigma-54 interaction domain-containing protein: MNLSEIQAIKNRFGIIGTSPGLNHAINVAVQVAATDLTVLITGESGSGKESFSKIIHSLSSRKHGPFIAINCGAIPEGTIDSELFGHEKGAFTGALDSRKGYFETTNGGTIFLDEVGEMPLGTQARLLRVLENGEYIRVGSSKVLKTNVRVVAATNVNLLDAVNNGKFREDLYYRLNTVPIHVPPLRDRGEDILLLFRKFTNDFSERYRTKPVRLDTDARDLLLQYAFPGNIRQLKNIAEQITILETDKELPITGETLNHYLNPVQPASRKALITLRSGEERGESFSERELLYKVLFDMRRDMTELKKLVRNVLENEKYGGDILKDHQELFSSLNNTESTPHTPTIEPARLLSPPPSRTVDLDRYSDERSEIEDVVHVTAEEESLSLEDKEKEMIIKALRKNNNKRKYAANALGISERTLYRKIKQYDIEE, from the coding sequence ATGAATTTATCAGAAATACAAGCCATAAAAAATCGTTTCGGCATCATTGGTACTTCGCCGGGGCTGAATCATGCGATTAATGTGGCAGTCCAGGTGGCTGCGACAGACCTGACCGTATTGATCACCGGAGAAAGCGGAAGCGGGAAAGAATCATTTTCAAAGATCATACATAGCCTTAGTTCACGAAAGCACGGACCGTTCATTGCGATCAACTGTGGCGCCATTCCCGAAGGTACCATTGATTCAGAGCTTTTCGGACATGAGAAAGGCGCTTTTACCGGAGCTCTGGATTCCCGCAAAGGATATTTTGAAACGACAAACGGAGGAACAATTTTCCTGGATGAAGTAGGTGAAATGCCGTTGGGAACACAAGCAAGGCTACTTCGCGTGCTTGAAAACGGTGAATACATTCGGGTAGGGTCTTCCAAAGTCCTTAAAACCAATGTCCGCGTCGTTGCAGCCACCAATGTCAATTTGCTGGACGCGGTCAACAACGGAAAATTCAGAGAAGACCTTTATTACCGGTTAAATACCGTCCCCATTCACGTTCCGCCATTGAGGGACCGTGGCGAGGACATTCTATTGCTTTTCAGGAAATTTACGAATGATTTTTCTGAAAGATACCGCACCAAGCCTGTCAGGCTGGATACGGATGCACGGGATTTGCTCCTGCAATATGCTTTTCCCGGCAATATCCGACAGCTCAAAAACATTGCTGAACAGATCACCATTCTCGAAACAGACAAAGAACTACCTATCACAGGAGAAACGCTTAACCATTACCTGAACCCCGTGCAACCGGCAAGCCGCAAGGCGCTGATCACGTTGCGTTCGGGTGAAGAAAGAGGCGAATCGTTTTCGGAGAGGGAATTACTTTACAAAGTTTTATTCGACATGCGCCGGGATATGACCGAGCTGAAAAAACTGGTCAGGAATGTGCTCGAAAATGAAAAGTATGGTGGCGATATCTTGAAAGATCACCAGGAGCTTTTCAGTTCATTGAACAACACCGAATCCACACCGCATACTCCTACTATAGAGCCGGCACGCCTGCTTTCCCCTCCACCTTCCAGGACGGTTGACCTGGACAGATATTCGGACGAAAGAAGTGAAATCGAGGACGTGGTACATGTTACTGCCGAGGAAGAATCGCTTTCGCTGGAAGACAAAGAGAAAGAAATGATCATTAAGGCGCTGCGCAAGAACAATAACAAACGAAAATATGCTGCCAACGCATTGGGCATATCAGAAAGGACGTTATACAGGAAGATTAAACAGTATGACATTGAAGAATAA
- the secG gene encoding preprotein translocase subunit SecG, producing the protein MYLGLIILVAIVAVLLILVVLVQNSKGGGLSSEFSGAGTTQMFGVKKTTDLLEQITWGLASTVILISLASYIVVGGSDAGAGINSVNVDKAQNTAVPGGNIAPAPAKSTTPAATTPAATPADSSK; encoded by the coding sequence ATGTATTTGGGTTTGATTATTCTGGTTGCGATTGTAGCAGTTTTATTGATTCTCGTTGTTTTGGTTCAAAATTCAAAAGGGGGAGGACTTTCAAGTGAGTTTAGCGGAGCTGGAACTACACAAATGTTCGGCGTTAAGAAAACCACCGACTTGCTGGAACAAATTACATGGGGACTTGCGAGTACCGTTATTTTGATTTCGCTTGCTTCTTATATCGTTGTAGGCGGAAGTGATGCAGGCGCTGGAATTAACAGTGTCAATGTTGATAAAGCTCAGAACACAGCGGTACCAGGCGGAAATATTGCCCCGGCACCTGCTAAATCGACAACTCCTGCTGCTACTACACCAGCGGCAACACCTGCTG
- a CDS encoding queuosine precursor transporter has product MTIPDTTIQEAKRQRLFLLLCGIFLTNALIAEIIGGKIFSVETLLGVAPAQLLIGGQRLDFNMTAGVVNWPVVFITSDIINEYFGRKGVKRISFLTACFIAYTFITILAATQLPPAQFWLDLNNTDKQGNVFNINDAFSKIFNQGLGIMIGSIVAFLLGQLLDVFVFSWLRRKTGSKFIWLRATGSTMFSQLVDSFVVITIAFYVFGNWDLKQIFAVGTINYLYKGVVAILLTPILYIAHYFIDNYLGKEFAEELSHKAAHE; this is encoded by the coding sequence ATGACCATACCGGATACTACCATTCAGGAAGCCAAAAGGCAACGCCTATTTTTGTTGCTTTGCGGGATATTCCTCACTAACGCATTGATTGCCGAGATCATCGGCGGTAAAATATTTTCGGTAGAAACGCTGCTGGGAGTGGCTCCTGCCCAGTTGTTGATCGGCGGCCAGCGCCTGGACTTTAATATGACGGCAGGCGTTGTGAACTGGCCGGTAGTGTTCATCACTTCCGATATCATCAATGAATATTTTGGCAGAAAAGGTGTAAAAAGGATCTCTTTTCTGACCGCCTGTTTTATTGCTTATACATTTATTACCATTCTTGCCGCCACTCAGTTGCCTCCCGCCCAGTTTTGGCTGGACCTTAACAATACCGACAAACAGGGTAATGTTTTCAACATTAACGATGCCTTTTCCAAGATTTTCAACCAGGGATTAGGTATAATGATCGGCTCCATTGTAGCGTTTTTATTAGGCCAGCTGCTCGACGTTTTCGTATTTTCATGGCTGCGCCGAAAAACCGGAAGCAAGTTTATATGGCTTCGTGCTACGGGCTCTACCATGTTTTCGCAGTTGGTCGATAGCTTTGTCGTGATCACTATCGCATTCTACGTGTTTGGCAACTGGGACTTGAAACAGATTTTTGCAGTGGGAACGATCAACTATTTATATAAAGGTGTGGTTGCAATATTGCTTACACCGATCCTTTACATCGCCCATTACTTTATAGATAATTACCTGGGAAAAGAATTCGCCGAGGAGTTATCGCATAAGGCTGCCCACGAATAA
- the tamL gene encoding translocation and assembly module lipoprotein TamL, whose amino-acid sequence MSIGLFSCAPKSTSPTKSYFLGTSSIKGNHAVNDSELDALIPQKPNRRLLGLPFFPYVGLYRFGELFYNREEKQRKVIEVTQNYQKESRIHENSPRKLEKIQRRYAKKLEKAQTRAVQGNFWMRVLGEAPVYFDLGEVAQNAEKMQKYLYNNGFFQASVGYKPDTIFNRIRVNYLVTESRPTMIRNVSYQIKNYFADSIITANSKDAVLTGKKRYDGDSFEEERVRIETLLRNEGYMGFSRQNVTYLVNDTITNPLTDSLFKSVDVKVRVDVPTQGNKPDRYVVKSVNFEVLPPSGSPDSLFRKDTTRYQGIRYIFSDKRFSTKILDSKIQVRPGAFYSQKKERDTQQQLSLTDQFRFVNYNYTLDSTGKGIHSYFRVIPLEKYQISTDVGLNVIQLQGTPGPFANLSYKIRNVFNGLENFEANLRGGIELVPGFLGNQQIYRSEEIGLNTSLIFPRLLTPGNLFQKQSAGYNPRTQVGLGYNYVNRPEYTRTNVKVALNYSWQPTNTTLFNVSLVDLNILNTQNIRSDFQDLLNELRDQGNNLYTSFRRSFVSDINFNFTYNTNSLIGPQKNAHYFRITLESGGTSLNILPKQENLIKSVFGDSLQFYKYVRWNADYRRYWPTGRRSAFVARVNSGAIYSYGDNKVPPYEKYFFAGGSNSLRAWLPRRLGPGSSVPRKTPTGLTIESPGEFLLEGNLEWRGYLAKFFGDINYAIFLDAGNVWSLNSTATEPQKFEANKFLREIAVGTGFGIRYDLSFFILRFDFGIKVYDPALQRFVLDELQFNKLFNRTRSNFLNINLGVGYPF is encoded by the coding sequence GTGTCGATAGGATTGTTTTCCTGCGCACCCAAGTCTACTTCACCAACCAAAAGTTATTTTCTTGGTACTTCTTCGATCAAAGGCAATCATGCGGTCAATGATTCGGAGCTTGATGCATTGATTCCTCAAAAACCTAACAGACGACTTCTCGGCCTCCCTTTTTTCCCATATGTTGGATTGTACCGTTTCGGTGAACTGTTCTACAACCGGGAAGAGAAACAGCGAAAAGTAATTGAAGTCACGCAAAATTATCAGAAAGAATCTCGCATTCACGAAAATTCACCCCGAAAGCTGGAAAAGATACAGCGGCGATATGCCAAAAAGTTGGAAAAAGCGCAGACGCGGGCTGTGCAGGGAAATTTCTGGATGCGCGTTTTGGGAGAAGCCCCGGTATATTTTGACTTGGGCGAGGTTGCCCAAAATGCGGAAAAAATGCAGAAATACCTATATAACAATGGCTTTTTCCAGGCCAGTGTTGGGTATAAGCCAGATACCATTTTCAACAGGATTAGGGTTAACTACCTGGTCACCGAAAGCCGGCCTACCATGATCCGGAATGTATCATATCAGATCAAAAACTATTTTGCTGACAGCATTATCACTGCCAACTCCAAAGACGCGGTGCTAACAGGAAAGAAGAGGTACGACGGCGACTCGTTCGAGGAAGAAAGGGTAAGGATCGAAACGCTTTTGCGGAATGAAGGCTATATGGGCTTTTCGCGACAAAATGTAACCTACCTCGTAAATGACACCATCACTAATCCATTGACAGACAGCCTTTTTAAATCCGTAGACGTAAAGGTGCGGGTGGATGTGCCTACTCAGGGAAACAAGCCGGACAGGTACGTGGTAAAGTCTGTCAATTTCGAAGTTTTGCCGCCTTCCGGTTCGCCAGACTCACTTTTCAGAAAGGATACGACCCGTTATCAGGGTATCAGGTATATTTTTTCAGATAAAAGATTTTCAACTAAAATACTCGATAGTAAAATCCAGGTGCGCCCCGGCGCTTTCTATAGTCAGAAAAAGGAAAGAGATACGCAGCAGCAGCTTTCCCTGACCGATCAGTTCCGGTTTGTTAACTATAACTACACTCTAGACTCTACCGGGAAGGGCATTCATAGCTATTTCAGGGTTATTCCACTCGAAAAATATCAGATTTCGACAGACGTCGGCCTCAATGTAATTCAGTTGCAAGGCACGCCGGGACCATTTGCGAACCTGTCATATAAAATCCGCAATGTGTTCAATGGATTGGAAAATTTTGAGGCCAATTTGAGAGGTGGTATTGAGTTGGTTCCCGGATTTCTGGGTAATCAGCAAATATACAGAAGTGAGGAAATCGGGCTGAACACGTCATTGATCTTCCCGCGGCTGCTCACACCTGGAAATCTATTTCAAAAACAGTCTGCCGGATACAATCCCCGTACCCAGGTTGGTCTGGGCTATAACTATGTTAACCGGCCTGAGTACACCCGTACCAATGTAAAAGTGGCCCTGAACTATTCCTGGCAGCCTACTAATACAACGCTGTTCAATGTTTCCCTGGTTGACCTCAACATTCTGAACACGCAGAACATCCGTTCAGATTTCCAGGACCTGCTGAATGAACTGCGTGATCAGGGAAATAACCTTTATACCAGTTTCCGAAGATCTTTTGTATCCGATATCAATTTTAATTTTACCTACAACACTAATTCGCTGATCGGCCCGCAAAAAAATGCACATTATTTCCGGATCACCCTGGAATCGGGTGGAACGTCACTCAACATTCTTCCAAAGCAAGAGAATCTGATCAAAAGTGTATTTGGCGACAGTCTGCAATTTTATAAATACGTCCGCTGGAATGCTGATTATCGGCGCTACTGGCCAACAGGAAGGCGTTCTGCTTTTGTGGCAAGAGTAAATTCCGGTGCTATTTACAGTTATGGGGATAACAAGGTCCCGCCTTATGAAAAGTATTTTTTCGCAGGCGGCTCTAATAGTCTTCGCGCGTGGCTTCCACGCCGCCTGGGACCCGGCTCTTCGGTGCCTCGAAAAACCCCCACCGGCCTGACCATTGAATCGCCGGGCGAGTTTCTATTGGAAGGGAATCTGGAATGGCGCGGGTATCTTGCCAAATTTTTCGGAGATATCAATTACGCTATATTTCTGGATGCCGGTAATGTGTGGAGCTTGAACAGCACTGCAACAGAACCGCAAAAATTTGAAGCAAACAAGTTTTTGAGAGAAATCGCGGTCGGTACCGGGTTTGGGATAAGATATGACCTATCCTTTTTCATACTCAGATTTGACTTCGGGATTAAGGTATATGATCCTGCTTTACAGCGATTTGTACTGGATGAATTGCAATTCAATAAGCTTTTCAACAGGACCCGGTCCAATTTCCTGAATATCAATCTGGGTGTCGGCTATCCTTTTTGA
- the miaB gene encoding tRNA (N6-isopentenyl adenosine(37)-C2)-methylthiotransferase MiaB produces the protein MEHRIADTLKILTEADKEACEIVRVSENEPVSGKKRLFIESYGCQMNFSDSEIVASVMREAGYATTSDADNADVLFLNTCSIRDNAERKVRKRLTELNMIKKRRPGTLIGILGCMAERLKAKLLDEEKMVDIVTGPDAYRDLPRLVEEAETGQKGVNVFLSKEETYADISPIRLNSNGVTAFISIMRGCDNMCSFCVVPFTRGRERSRDPYSIVKEAEQLFNDGYREVTLLGQNVDSYKWTGQQGVTAVSEAQNVNSQTQVHVNFAGLLEMVAQVSPELRVRFSTSHPKDITDEVLYTIKKYDNICKYIHLPAQSGNSRVLEIMNRTYDREWYLDRIDSIRRILGDDCGISHDMITGFCTETDEEHQDSVSLLEYVKFDFGYMFAYSERPGTLAAKKFADDIPAEIKQKRLAEIIDVQQRISMERNQRLIGTIQKILVEGTSKRSEDDFIGRNDQNKKVIFPRENFKKGDYVNVMITECTTATLRGYAVEKEPALAHSHQPVS, from the coding sequence ATGGAACACAGAATTGCAGATACATTAAAAATACTGACCGAGGCGGATAAAGAGGCGTGTGAAATCGTGCGTGTTTCTGAGAATGAGCCTGTTTCGGGTAAAAAACGATTGTTTATAGAAAGTTATGGCTGTCAGATGAATTTCTCTGACAGTGAAATTGTAGCGTCCGTAATGCGTGAAGCAGGGTATGCAACCACTTCGGACGCTGACAATGCCGATGTGCTTTTTCTAAATACATGTTCGATCCGTGATAATGCGGAGAGGAAAGTCAGGAAGAGGCTCACGGAGCTCAATATGATCAAAAAACGCAGACCAGGTACATTGATAGGTATTTTGGGTTGCATGGCCGAAAGACTGAAAGCCAAGCTGTTGGACGAGGAGAAAATGGTTGACATTGTAACGGGCCCCGATGCCTATCGCGATCTGCCACGACTGGTGGAAGAGGCTGAAACAGGCCAGAAAGGTGTTAATGTATTTCTCTCCAAAGAAGAAACATACGCAGACATATCCCCTATCCGGCTGAATTCCAATGGCGTAACCGCATTCATTTCGATCATGCGCGGCTGCGACAATATGTGCAGCTTTTGTGTGGTACCATTCACGCGTGGCCGCGAACGTAGCCGCGACCCGTATTCTATCGTAAAGGAAGCAGAACAGCTTTTTAATGATGGGTATCGTGAAGTCACGCTGCTGGGCCAGAATGTGGATAGCTACAAATGGACAGGCCAGCAGGGTGTTACTGCTGTTTCCGAAGCGCAGAATGTCAATTCGCAGACTCAGGTTCACGTCAACTTTGCCGGATTATTAGAAATGGTGGCCCAGGTGAGTCCAGAGCTGCGCGTCAGGTTCAGTACCTCCCATCCCAAAGACATTACCGACGAGGTTTTGTATACGATCAAAAAGTACGACAACATCTGTAAATACATTCACCTTCCCGCTCAGAGTGGCAACAGCCGGGTACTGGAAATCATGAACCGTACCTATGACAGGGAATGGTACCTGGATAGAATCGACAGCATCAGAAGGATTTTGGGTGATGACTGTGGGATTTCGCATGATATGATCACTGGTTTCTGCACTGAAACCGACGAAGAACACCAGGATTCGGTGTCGCTGCTCGAATATGTCAAATTCGACTTCGGTTATATGTTTGCGTATTCAGAGCGTCCGGGAACATTGGCTGCCAAAAAATTCGCCGATGATATTCCTGCTGAGATCAAACAAAAGCGATTGGCGGAAATCATTGACGTACAGCAGAGAATTTCAATGGAGCGTAACCAAAGGCTCATTGGCACCATTCAAAAAATACTTGTTGAAGGCACGTCCAAGCGTTCAGAGGACGATTTTATTGGAAGAAATGACCAGAATAAAAAAGTAATTTTCCCGAGAGAAAATTTCAAAAAGGGTGATTATGTGAATGTAATGATCACTGAATGCACTACTGCAACGCTGCGTGGGTATGCAGTCGAAAAAGAACCTGCCTTAGCTCACAGCCATCAGCCAGTTTCATGA